Genomic segment of Xanthomonas sp. DAR 35659:
GGCAACCGGGTCGATCGCAATCACGTGGGCGGCCGCGTGGTCGATCGCACCGAGCGCCAGTGCCACACCGAGAACAGCACCGCGCAGTCCTCGACCATCACCGGCTACAACGTGACCTACCGCAACGACGACGGCACCACCGGCACCATGCGCATGGACAGCAAGCCGGGCAGCCGCATCGCCATGGGCACCCAGGACGTGGTCAAGGGTTACGACGTGACCTACCGCTACGACGGTCAGCAGAAGACCGTGCGCATGGACGACAAGCCCAACAGCGACCGCCTGCCGGTGCTCGACGGGCGCCTGGTCACGCAGACCGCCTCGGCCCGCGACGCGATGGCCAACGACGCGATCAGCCAGCGCTGATCCAGCGCCGCGGTAGTCTCCAGCGAAAGGCCGGCCTGGAGCCGGCCTTTCGCTTTTCGCCGATGGCGCGCGCGCCGATACAATGCGGCTTTCCGTCCGTGCGAGTCCGCCATGCCGTTGCCTTGCGACGATCTGTTGAACGTGGCCGCATTGCTCAGCGAGGAGGAGCGCGCGATCCAGCAGGCGGTGGCGCGCTTCGTCGATGCGCGGGTGCTGCCGATCATCGGCGATGCGTTCGACCAGGCGCGGTTTCCCGCCGAGCTGGTGCCGGAGCTGGCGCGGTTGGGCCTGCTCGGGGCGACGCTGCCGCCCGCCGAGGGCGGCGCCGGGCTCAATGCGGTCTGCTACGGCCTGATCTGCCAGGAACTGGAGCGCGGCGACAGCGGCCTGCGCAGTTTCGTCAGCGTGCAGTCCTCGTTGTGCATGTATCCGATCCATGCCTACGGCAGCGAGGCGCAACGCCAGCGCTGGTTGCCGGCGATGGCCGCGGGCAGCGCGATCGGCTGCTTCGGCCTCACCGAGTCCCAGGGCGGCTCCGATCCGGCGGCGATGCAGACCCGCGCGGTCCGCGATGGCGACGGCTGGCGCCTGCGCGGCAGCAAGCTGTGGATCACCAACGGCAGCCTGGCCGACGTGGCGATCGTGTGGGCGCAGACCGAGGACGGCATCCAGGGCTTCCTGGTCGAGGCCGGCACGCCGGGTTTCAGTACCCAGCCGATCGCGCACAAGATGAGCCTGCGCGCCTCGGTCACCTCGGCGCTGTTCCTCGACGAGGTGCACGTGCCCGACAGCCAGCGCCTGCCCGGCGCGCGCGGACTGAAGGGCCCGCTGGGTTGCCTGACCCAGGCCCGCTACGGCATCAGCTGGGGCGCGATCGGCGCGGCCATCGCCTGCCTGCGCGAGGCGCTGGGGTACGCCGGCGAGCGCGTACTGTTCGGGCGGCCGCTGGCGGCCACGCAGAGCGCGCAGTTGAAGCTGGCCGACATGGCCCGGCGCATCGCCACCGCGCAGCTGCTGGCGCTGCAACTGGGCCGGCTCAAGGACGCCGGCACATTGCAGCCGGCGCAGGTGTCGCTGGCCAAGTGGAACAACGTGCGCATGGCGCTGGACATCGCCCGCGAATGCCGCGACCTGCTCGGCGCGGCCGGGATCAGCACCGAGTACGGCGCGATCCGTCATGCGCTGAACCTGGAATCGGTGATCACCTACGAAGGGACCGAGACCGTGCACCAGTTGGTGGTCGGCCGCGAGCTGACCGGTATCAACGCGTTCTGAGCGGTGGGTTCGACAAGGAGCGCGGCCGCGTCGGCCGCGCGCGAGGAGACAAGGACATGAGCATTTTCGATCTGCGCTTGGAGACCGAGCGCCTGCTGTTGCGCCCGCCGAGCGCGGCGGATTTCGAGGCATTCGCCCGGTTCACCGCCGATGCGGAGGCGATGCGCCACCTCGGCGGGGTGCAGGCGCCATCGGTGGCCTGGCGCAGCCTGGCCGCGCTGGTGGGGAGCTGGCAGTTGCAGGGATTCTCGATGTTCTCGGTGATCGAGAAGCGTAGCGGGCAGTGGATCGGCCGGGTCGGGCCGTGGCAGCCGCATGGCTGGCCGGGGACCGAGGTGGGTTGGTCGATCGTGCGCGCGTCCTGGGGCCAGGGCTATGCGCCGGAGGCCGCCGCGGCGACGATCGACTGGGCGTTCGCGCAGTTGGGGTGGACCGAGGTGATCCACACCATCGCCGCCGACAACGCCAATTCCAAGGCGGTGGCGGCCAAGCTGGGGTCGGGCTACCTGCGCCAGGCGCGCTTACCCGAGCCGTTGCAGGAGCACGAGGTGGAGGTGTGGGGGCAGTCGCGCGCGCAGTGGCAGGCGCGACTCTGAGCCACGCCCATGGCGAAGATCCGGTACTCCGTCAGGGACTGAGTCCCCGCTCTTGCGAATCCCCATTCCCGATTCCCCAATCCCGGCTCTCCAGCAAGGAGCGAACGCATGGCGACCGAACCGCTTCCCCTCACCGTGTACGGCATGGCGCTGTCCGGCAATTGCTACAAGGTGCGGCTGTTGCTGGAGCAGCTCGGCGTTGGCTATCGCTGGGTCGAGATCGATAGCGTCAACGGCCAGACCCGCACCCCGGCGTTCCTGGCCAGGAATCCCAACGGCAAGGTGCCGCTGCTGGAACGCGCGGACGGCAGCACGCTGGCCGAATCCAACGCCATCCTGTGCTGGCTGGCCGAAGGCAGCGCGTATCTGCCCGCCGATTCCTGGCAGCGCGCGCAGGCGCTGAGCTGGCTGTTCTTCGAGCAGTACAGCCACGAGCCGTACGTGGCGGTGGCGCGCTTCGTCCGCGGCTGGACGCCGGCCGATTCGCCGCGCCGCGCCGAGTTGCCGCGCCTGCGCGAGGGCGCGATGCGGGCGCTGGCGGTGATGGAGCAGCACCTGCAGGCGCAGGCCTGGTTCACCGGTCCGGACTACGGCATCGCCGATATCGCGCTGTTCGCCTACACCCACTGCGCCGACGACGCCGGCATCGCGCTGGCGCGCTATCCGGCGCTGGTGGATTGGCTACTGCGGGTGCGTGCGACGCCGGGCTTCGTGCCGCTGCCGCCGTT
This window contains:
- a CDS encoding acyl-CoA dehydrogenase family protein, whose translation is MPLPCDDLLNVAALLSEEERAIQQAVARFVDARVLPIIGDAFDQARFPAELVPELARLGLLGATLPPAEGGAGLNAVCYGLICQELERGDSGLRSFVSVQSSLCMYPIHAYGSEAQRQRWLPAMAAGSAIGCFGLTESQGGSDPAAMQTRAVRDGDGWRLRGSKLWITNGSLADVAIVWAQTEDGIQGFLVEAGTPGFSTQPIAHKMSLRASVTSALFLDEVHVPDSQRLPGARGLKGPLGCLTQARYGISWGAIGAAIACLREALGYAGERVLFGRPLAATQSAQLKLADMARRIATAQLLALQLGRLKDAGTLQPAQVSLAKWNNVRMALDIARECRDLLGAAGISTEYGAIRHALNLESVITYEGTETVHQLVVGRELTGINAF
- a CDS encoding glutathione S-transferase family protein, with translation MATEPLPLTVYGMALSGNCYKVRLLLEQLGVGYRWVEIDSVNGQTRTPAFLARNPNGKVPLLERADGSTLAESNAILCWLAEGSAYLPADSWQRAQALSWLFFEQYSHEPYVAVARFVRGWTPADSPRRAELPRLREGAMRALAVMEQHLQAQAWFTGPDYGIADIALFAYTHCADDAGIALARYPALVDWLLRVRATPGFVPLPPLPEDVQARLALAERG
- a CDS encoding GNAT family N-acetyltransferase: MSIFDLRLETERLLLRPPSAADFEAFARFTADAEAMRHLGGVQAPSVAWRSLAALVGSWQLQGFSMFSVIEKRSGQWIGRVGPWQPHGWPGTEVGWSIVRASWGQGYAPEAAAATIDWAFAQLGWTEVIHTIAADNANSKAVAAKLGSGYLRQARLPEPLQEHEVEVWGQSRAQWQARL